The following coding sequences are from one bacterium window:
- a CDS encoding PIN domain-containing protein, giving the protein MKIYLDNCCFNRPFDDQCQIRVRLESEAKLEVQARILHKELDLVWSYILDFENQANPFEERREAIEKWRLRAVIDIEETPGILAKANEFMLQGLRPKDALHLACATEAACDVLLTTDDAMLHFGKGRTAVQVMNPVDFIVGENHEY; this is encoded by the coding sequence ATGAAAATATATCTCGATAATTGTTGTTTCAATCGGCCCTTTGATGACCAGTGCCAAATCCGTGTTCGCCTAGAGTCTGAAGCTAAACTCGAGGTTCAGGCACGAATTTTACATAAAGAGTTAGATTTGGTTTGGTCATATATCCTTGATTTTGAGAATCAGGCTAATCCATTCGAGGAGCGCAGGGAGGCGATAGAGAAGTGGCGATTACGTGCGGTAATCGATATTGAGGAAACTCCCGGTATTTTGGCTAAGGCGAATGAGTTTATGTTGCAGGGGTTACGCCCCAAGGACGCCTTGCATTTGGCTTGTGCAACTGAGGCGGCATGTGATGTGTTGCTGACGACTGATGATGCAATGCTTCATTTTGGAAAAGGGCGGACGGCGGTACAGGTGATGAATCCGGTAGATTTTATTGTGGGGGAAAACCATGAGTACTGA